Part of the Triticum aestivum cultivar Chinese Spring chromosome 4D, IWGSC CS RefSeq v2.1, whole genome shotgun sequence genome is shown below.
tgataaatgtttattattcatgctagaattgtattaaccggaaacataatacatgtgtgaatacatagacaaacagagtgtcactagtatgcctctacttgacgagctcgttaatcaaagatggttatgtttcctagccatagacatgagttgtcatttgattaacgggatcacctcattaggagaatgacgtgattgacttgacccattccgttagcttagcactcgatcgtttagtatgttgctattgctttcttcatgacttatacatgttcctatgactatgagattatgcaactcccgtttaccggaggaacactttgtgtgctaccaaacgtcacaacgtaactgggtgattataaaggtgctctacaggtgtctctaaaggtacttgttgggttggcgtatttcgagattaggatttgtcactccgattgttggagaggtatctctgggcccactcagtaatacacatcactataagccttgcaagcattgtgactaatgagttagttgcgggatgatgtattacggaacgagtaaagagacttgccggtaacgagattgaactaggtatcgagataccgacgatcgaatctcgggcaagtaacataccgatgacaaagggaacaacgtatgttgttatgcggtttgaccaataaagatcttcgtagaatatgtgggagccaatatgggcatccaggtcccgctattggttattgaccggagacgtgtctcggtcatgtctacatagttctcgaacccgtagggtccgcacgcttaacgttacgatgacagttttattatgagtttatgagttttgatgtaccgaaggagttcagagtcccggatgagatcggggacatgacgaggagtctcgaaatggtcgagacgtaaagatcgatatattggacgactatattcggacatcggagaggttccgagtgattcgggtatttttcggagtaccggagagttacgggaattcgtattgggccttaatggaccatacgggaaaggagagaaaggccccaaagggtggccgcacccctccccatggactagggagggggccccccttccttctttctccttctcccttcccttttcctactccaacaaggaaaggaggagtcctactcccggtgggagtaggactccccccttggcgcgccctcctcctaggccggcggcctcccccgttgctcctttatatacgggggaaggggggcaccccagagacacaattgatcaacgatcttttagccgtgtgcggtgcccccctccaccatattacacctcgataatatcgtagcagtgcttaggcgaagccctgcgtcggtagaacatcatcatcgtcaccacgccgtcgtgctgacgaaactctccctcaacactcggctgaatcggagttcgagggacgtcatcgagctgaacgtgtgctgaactcggaggtgccgggcgttcggtacttgatcggtcggatcgtgaagacgtacgactacatcaaccacgttgtgaaacgcttctgctttcggtctacgagggtacgtggacaacactctcccctctcgttgctatgcatcaccatgatcttgcgtgtgcgtagaatttttttgaaattactacgttccccaacacagggcGGCGCCATGGGGAGGAAGGGAACGAGAGGAGCAAGGCGGCACCATGGATTGGAAGGGGAGAAGCAGGGGCACCGCCACGGAGGGAATCGGTCTAGAAAAAAAGGCCGATAGGATAAGCGTGTGTCGCGTAGCGAGTGTCTCCCCGACCAAGTAGCACCTCCAGGTGGGACTCGCGACGACACCAGGAGATCGTGCGGCTAGGAGCTGGCCGCTCGCTCTTGCCAAATAGTGTGCGTGCACTTTTAAGATTTTAGGAACTAAGAAATACTGAATTTGCTGCCTATGCAAATATAAACATATAATTGTGCAGCTAAACTTGTATCCGAAGCCAACTTTTGCTGTAAATGTGTGCAACAAAGAAATCAGACTAGAAAAAGCACAATAATAGTATTAAAAATGAGCGTACAAATAGTCTTGTCTCACACGAATTGCAATAGGGGGAATATGTTCTATAGGATGTTCTATATACTAAAAGTGAAACAGAAAAGAAGATGAAATTCTATTTACTGTCATCAGAAAAAGGTGCAAAAGATAATCACATTCCAACGTGATCACCCGAGGTTTTGCAAACAAAATGTGCCAAAGGTGATTAGTTAACACTCCATACAAAATATTTGTTGTTCTTCAGAAAAACTGGATAAAAAAGGTTGACGATGCCAACTTGATATTATGTTAGTTGTGCAACTACAAAATGCAGAGGATGCCAACTAAAATAGTTACTATTGTGCAACTAGAAAGGCTGAGGATGTCAATTAGTTAGATGCTATTGTGTAACTAGAAAATGCTCAGGATGCCAACTAATTAAATACTCCTGTGCAACTAGAAAGGCTGAGGGTGCCAAGTCATTAGATACTCTTGGGAAACTCTCAAAAATTTGAAGATGGGACTAAAAAATAGTTACTCTTGTGCAACTAGAAAGGCCTATTTGTGCAAGTAGAAAGGCTGAGGATGCCAACTAGTTGAATACTCTTGTGCAACTATAAATCTTGAGGATGCCAATTGATTAGATACTCTTGGGAAAAGAAATATTCGGCACTTGCATGACCAATCAAAAAAAGTGCACATTCAGGTTCCAGGCTTCTAGAAGAAAATGCTGAGGGTGTCAACGCAGCTACAAAAGGACTGAGGATGTCAACTAGTCGGATGGTATTGTGCAACTAGAAATGCTGAGGATGCCAACTAATCACGTACTCTTGTGCAACTAGAAAAGTCTGAGAATGCCAGCTCATTCCGCTTAGCAGCCCGTTTTGAGTCCCGCCGAGAGGTCCTATTTGGAGAACCCTACAATGAACAAAAAAGTTTGAACTACTGAGATGGTAAAAGAAAGAGCATAAATAAATGGTCATAGGATAAAAGATAAAGAAAATATGAACCTCTGTTTCACTACCAGGCACATCTCCTTCACCAACCATTTTGTCTCTGCAAAACAGAAAAGAACAAACATATTAGTCAAAATTAACAAAATTGCACAGGGGGAGACAAAATGGGGGTGTGGTATGCTACATTTGCATATGAAGTTGGCAACTTAAATTAACAAGTTGCACATGGGCAGAAAAAATGGCTACTCTTAATGTGAAGTTGGCAACTCAAGATAACAAGTTGCACAAGAATTAAGAAAGTTGCACATAAATTCCTACCTGAGTGAGCGAAAAAATTGCCACCCGGTTGGCAAGCCAATCAAAACAACTTGGATAACGGGACATGCCTCGTTGCAAAAAAAAATTGGCTAGAAAATGCCTTTGTATCACCGTGTGATCCACATCGTTTGCATCCACGTTGTGCAACTAGAAAAATAGCAGCCTCAGAAAGACTACCCTGGTTGAATTAAAATAAATGTTGCACATGATTTGCTGCCTAGTTGTACAAAAAAACTGCCACCCCAAAACAAACAAAAATCCATCAAAAACAAAAAAGTTAGGTTGGCTATTTTTAACATGAAGTTGGTGAGTTCAATATAACAGGTTGCACAAGGGAAGCTGCCCCGGTTGCACAAATGGCTAAAAAGCATTCACACAAAATCTGTGAAAACTTCTACACAACTAACCCTAAGGCCCCTAACTATGTTGCCGTGTGTGTGCAACTTCGACAGCTGTACAAACATCGTCTACATAGAAAAAACATGGATGTGCAAACACCATCAAGGAAAAAAAGTATGTCTCTAACGCATCCAGAGTTGCACAAAAAGTTTAACATAAATTTTGCACGGAATGATATCAATTACAATCATGAGTTTGCAATGCATCATGAGATTAATGGAGAACAACTCGCCAATGCGTTTGGTCAGAAGAACACAAACTGTAACAATGACGCCGCCTTCTTGGCTGCCATCTGGACGCCGCAATTCATCTGGTCGTAGGACGGGGAGGCGAAATGGACGATCTCGCCGGCATCCATCATCCTCCTGAAATAGAGGATCTCGCGGCGTCCATCATCCTCCTGAAACAGAGGATCTCGCGGCGTCCATCATCCTCCCGAAACATTGGCTACTCCTGGGGAAAGTTCTGCATAAGAATACCACATCTGTAAAATGAATTGCCTACTCCCGGGAAAAAATGATGCATCTACGACACAAACAAGTGAGGGTGTCCTGTAATTCCAAACAAGTTCAATAAGGTTCTGACAGTGACATATagtctgcacacacacacacattcgaCAGTCAAAAAATGCAGTAGTACTAGTTAGTAGCAGGAATAAGATCACATGTTCAGTTGGTGATGCACGAGGCAAGATAGATAAGTCAGAAAACAATTGATCTTCTTCCAAACTTCAATGAGATGTAGCCTTGGGGTCTCAGAAGTTGTCATGTGATCGATGAGTTTTGTTTGCTGTTTAGGTCCACTCAACACTTGAACTAGCTTGCTGGTGACAATTgcaagccggccggccggctggacGGTCGGCCACTCGGACGGCACCACAGACAGATCGATCCTATTTATAGATGCGAACTACTGAAGCTCGGCATAGAACGAGAGTTTGGTGAGAGAGGCGTGCTCACGGTTGCATCCATGACGGACGACTGGGTCGGTGCGATGGGCTTCTTCGTGGGGATGCTAGCACGGCTGATCTGCGAGATCCCCGGCGGCGGGGCCCGGAGGTTGGGGGCTGCTGCTCGTGGCGGCGCATGCTGGCTGGAAGACGCGAGGCGTGCTGGGGTGGCGACGGGGATCCGCGGCGGGAGGTCGGCGACGGCGAGCTGGCGCGGTCCGGAGGCGGCACGAGGGAGGAGGCGAGGTGCACGGGTGgcacaccggcggcggcggcggcggttagtGGATGAGGAAGGTCATGGGGTGCGGTAGTGGAAGACGACAAAAGTAGATAGAGATGAACCGAGCATTTTCTTTACGACGTGAGTTGGCTGTCGCGTAGCGCGTGCGGCCAGGACGTGATCGGACGGTCAGGAGCCGGCCGCTCGAGACGCCCAAATAGTGCGTAAGCACTTTTTAGATTTTAGGAAAAAAAACCACACGCTTGTAATTAACGGAGACGAGCCGCGGGACTTTCCGCCGTCCGCTCAGCCGATTTTGTCCGTTCCGAGAAGAGCATGCACCACCTGTACACCCCAATTgccagggcctctttgattcgcaggattgtcAAAATGAAGGAATAGGAAAAATGCAGGAATAGAATGGCATGTCCCATGGTATCCTACAGGATTTGAAAGAATGTTTGATAgcgcaggaaaaacaaaggaattctacaaagaggtttgagtggatgaaaatttccctccaaaatgtagtacaaatggatcctatggaaaaattcctatggatgCCAATCCTATAAATCAAACGAGCATCCCAGGAAAAATTCGGTttaaatcctccaaaaatcctatgcaattcatttgaatcaaaggagccctaaagCTCTAAAGATGCATGTGCTCTTTTTCCTCTTTTATTTATGGCCCTCATCTGCACAACACAAAGTCATCAGAAACAAAAGAATACTTGTACAGTTCCTGCTCCGCCCACCAGATTGGTCAAGGACAGGTACGATCTCGATCGATATAACTAGGCTTGGGTGACTCGATCCAGCACTCAAACCAGCACGCCAACACAGAAGGAAACTATCTACTGTTTCCATCGATCAAGCTCACGTATTTAGCACTACTCCATGCATGTTTTGATCGAGTGAGTTACTATCATTCGCTAACCATTCGATCAAGTGGTTAATCTTTGCTTCTAGTGCAACTTTTGCATGGTAAACCATATGCATGTCATCTTTGGAGTGCAGTAATTTGAACAAGTGTCCATACGTTTGAGTATGGAAAGATCGCTGCCGTGCAATGCAAGTGATCTGGAATGTTCGATCACGTCCGGGCCTGGCCATTGGCATCGCAACGGAATGTTCACTCCTTTTTATTTAATCCGACGGAATGGTGCAGCAGTGAGATATTTCTTCAGCATGAATCTAACCAATGATGAATGCCACAATAGTCCTGCCCATAGTCCTGCGAACGTAGCAGTGCTCGCCGCGTGCCCACTGTTGGGCGATCACACAGCAGCCGCCGAGTCCGAGACCCATTCCCAATAATGAATAAAATTATTCTAGAGTAAAACCGACAAACTCAAGAAAGCAGAACCCTCCTTTAAGAGCATTTCCAACAGCCGCGTCAAAAGACGCGCACGAGATAAACTGAGTTTTTAGCGCGCGGGCATCGGTGGCGGGAAACTAGCGCGCGGGAAAAGGCAGTAGCTCGCGCTATTTTTGGCGCACCGCCTGTGGCGCGCCTTTAAATTGCGGCGCTCGCCACGCGGCTACCCCACACTCTCTTTTCCTCTGTCACGCGCGCCTCCAccgcttcctcgttgcttcctcgccgctccagcgccccgccaccgatgcgccaccatgccgccgcgccgccgaggagcgtcgggctaccgcggcgtccgccagCGCCCCAACAGCTGGTACTACTCCGAGGTCCGGTCTGGCGACGTCCGGCTCGCCCTCGGCACCTTCAAGACGGCGCACGAGGCCgtccgcgcgtacgacgcggcgcaCGTGACGCCTAGGCAGGCCGTGCCTACAGATGAACTTCCAGGACGTCTACACGCTCCAGCAGGCGCTGGAcgtcgcccctccgcctcgtcttatcacggcacaagaccgtgcggagcacgctgagcggcagcgccgcctcctcatcaccgaggaggacgagcaggccatgacggagtggcgccggcgccacccgaAGGACGTCGCCGACGAGCAAGCCTATTGGGCAGAGCAGACGGCAAAGCGCCGCGCGAAACCGTTGGACAGGCGTCGACAGAAGGCTGTGGCGTTATCGCAGTGCGAGACCGTCGAAAATGGTGGGCAGTCGATCTTTTCGGCTAATGATTCTCGTTGGGACGACAtgtggctcgatacctcggacCAGACCAgcaaggatgacgatgatgatgatgatgacgactggGAGTAGGTTGTAGTTGCATTGCACTATCTAGTAGTTTTTTTATGTCGTTGGACCGtagttttatctatctatgctgtaaaactatgtaaaatatctatgtatcGTCGTTTTTATCTatgatttttttactttttttatatttttaaaaATGTGTACGCAATGTTCAGCTGCTGGAGctacgcgcgctgcattttagcgcggctgctggagccagtgcTGCCCACCACGCTTTTCCAAACGATGGGCGCGCTGCAAACTGTTTTTTAACGCGCCGCGCGTTGGGCGGCTGTTAGAGAGGGTCTAACGGGAAGGAAATAATCAATCAAATCGGAACCCTCGATCCGGATCCACCTGTCGGAACGTCGTGCCTCCCACGGCATCGCTCTCGTTTCAGTCTCTCACCATCTCCACGCGATATATATACCGCCGCAGCTCGACTCCGTCTTCTCCAACCTCGCAAGCTTCTTCTCCTGCTCCCTTTCGGTCTCGGCTTTCCTTCCTGACGCAGGCCTTAAAAAGGACCCAGCCGCTCGGCGCAGCGCAAACCATCAGCTGATCGATCGTTTCCTGTGTGAATTGTGCAATCGATCCATGGGTAACCACCAGAAGCTCCTCAACTTCCTCCGGCCGGACCCTGCCGCGGTGGCCGCATGCTCGCCGaggtccttctcctcctcctccgcctccgtgtCAGATGACGATGGGTATAGCTGCTCGTCCTACCCGACGACGGACGGAGACGCCTCGCCGTCGCGCTACGGCGGCTCGTCGACCCCGCCCACGCCCAAGTCGCCCTGGGCGCACCTCCCTGGCCTCGGCGCCGGGGGTGCCGTTGCCGAACCGGGCGCGACGGGCCTCATCGCGTCGCTGGTCAAAGAGGACGGCCACGTCTACTCGCTGGCGGCCACCGGGGACGTTCTTTACACCGGGACCGACTCTCGGAACGTGCGCGTGTGGCGTGACCAGCGCGAGCTCGCCGGGTTCAGGACCGCCAGCGGCCTCGTCAAGGCCATCGTGGTCGCGGACGACGGCCGCATCTTCACCGGCCACCAGGACGGCAAGGTGCGCGTGTGGCGCGCCGACGCGGACAACCCCGCCGTGCACCGCCAGGTGGGATCGCTCCCGAAGCTCAAGGACTACCTCAAGAGCGCCGTCAACCCCACCAGCTACGTCGAGACGCAGCGCCGGGGGCGCCAACGCGCAGTGTGGCTTCGGCACTCCGACGCCGTGTCCTCCCTCAGCCTCAACGAGGGCGCTGGCCTGCTCTACACGGCCTCCTGGGACAGGACCTTCAAGGTGTGGCGACTGTCGGACTCCAAGTGCCTCGAGTCCGTGAGCGCGCACGACGACGCAGTGAACACCGTGGCCGCCGCCGGGTTCGAAAGCGTCGTGTTCACCGGGTCGGCCGACGGCACCGTCAAGGTGTGGCGGCGGGAGATGGCCCCGAAGGGCGACGCGACGAGGCATGTCCTGGAGACGGTGCTCAGGAAGGGCGAGGGCGCGGTCACCGCCATCGCCGTGTCGCCAGAGGACCGCGTCGTGTACGTGGGCTCGTCGGACGGGCTGGTCACCTTCTGGCACTGGGTCGACGGCGAGGCGAGATACGGCGGTGTGCTCAAGGGCCACAGGATGGCGGTGATGTGCCTGGCGGTGGCCGGCAACGTCGTTGTGAGCGGCTCGGCCGACCGGACCCTCTGCGTCTGGCGCCGCGACGGGGCAGAGCACGTGGGTCTCGCCTTGCTGGCCGGACACACCGGGCCGGTGAAGTGCGTCGCCATGGACGAGGAGGCCGCGGCCGCTGGTTCGGGCGGTGATCGGCGGTTCGTGGTGTACAGCGGGAGCCTCGACGGGTCGGTCAAGGTGTGGCGCCTGGCGGACGCGGAAGCAGAGCCGGCCACGACAGTGCGGGTGACGGAGCGCACAGCAGCAGCACCGGCGCAGCCGTCGCAGGTGTGGAGAGGCCAGCCGGCCCCGGCGGCGTACGCGGAAGCGTGGGCGCCGTGCCAGACGCCGGAGCTGAAGCGCGTGCGCGTGGCAGCTGCGTGAGGTCGAAGCAATGGTACGTGCCCGCATGGAAACAATGTGCTGGCCACGGTTCtgcaaggaaggaggaaacagaGGAAAGATCGTCGAATGTCCCTTGTGGTGAACGATGCGGAGGGTACCGTGATCGCGAAAGAATGAGAAGCAGTTGATCCGTAGCATCTCTAGTGCAATCGTCCAGCAGCAGGTTCAGCAGTCAGGAGCCATTTTGGACCCCTCTTGGTGAAGGCCTCCTCGCTAGGGAAGGCTCTATTTTTTAAAGTTAGAGCACGTACAGCCGGACTTAACAAATCATGCCCCTCAAACGTCTGCAAATGCGCCCGGACGCGTCCGCGGGCTTGAAAGTTACTTTGTCATGGCAATTAAGTTAAATTTTCCATGGCAAATTGA
Proteins encoded:
- the LOC123099557 gene encoding protein JINGUBANG-like, which codes for MGNHQKLLNFLRPDPAAVAACSPRSFSSSSASVSDDDGYSCSSYPTTDGDASPSRYGGSSTPPTPKSPWAHLPGLGAGGAVAEPGATGLIASLVKEDGHVYSLAATGDVLYTGTDSRNVRVWRDQRELAGFRTASGLVKAIVVADDGRIFTGHQDGKVRVWRADADNPAVHRQVGSLPKLKDYLKSAVNPTSYVETQRRGRQRAVWLRHSDAVSSLSLNEGAGLLYTASWDRTFKVWRLSDSKCLESVSAHDDAVNTVAAAGFESVVFTGSADGTVKVWRREMAPKGDATRHVLETVLRKGEGAVTAIAVSPEDRVVYVGSSDGLVTFWHWVDGEARYGGVLKGHRMAVMCLAVAGNVVVSGSADRTLCVWRRDGAEHVGLALLAGHTGPVKCVAMDEEAAAAGSGGDRRFVVYSGSLDGSVKVWRLADAEAEPATTVRVTERTAAAPAQPSQVWRGQPAPAAYAEAWAPCQTPELKRVRVAAA